A stretch of the Neofelis nebulosa isolate mNeoNeb1 chromosome 1, mNeoNeb1.pri, whole genome shotgun sequence genome encodes the following:
- the LOC131492740 gene encoding olfactory receptor 2W3 — translation MDGTNDSTQGNFILLGFSDHPHLERILFVVILIAYLLTLVGNTTIILVSRLDPHLHTPMYFFLTHLSFLDLSFTTSSIPQLLYNLNGRDKTISYTGCAIQLFLFLGLGGVECLLLAVMAYDRFVAVCKPLHYLVIMNPRLCMGLVLVVWGCGVANSLVMSPVTLQLPRCGRHSVDHFLCEMPALIRMACVNTAAIEGTVFVLAVGIVLSPLVFILVSYGYIVRAVLQIQPVSGRQRAFNTCGSHLTVVSLFYGNIIYMYMQPGNSSSQDQSKFLTLFYNIVTPLLNPLIYTLRNKEVKGALRRMLLDNRGVGKD, via the coding sequence ATGGATGGGACCAATGACAGCACTCAGGGAAATTTCATCCTTTTGGGGTTTTCTGACCATCCCCATCTCGAGAGGATCCTCTTTGTGGTCATCTTGATTGCATACCTCCTGACCCTTGTGGGCAACACCACCATCATCCTGGTGTCCCGGCTGGACCCCCACCTCCACACGCCTATGTACTTCTTCCTCACCCACCTATCTTTCCTGGACCTCAGTTTCACCACCAGCTCCATTCCTCAGCTGCTCTATAACCTGAACGGCCGTGACAAGACCATCAGTTACACAGGCTGTGCCATCCAGCTCTTCCTGTTTCTGGGTCTGGGTGGTGTGGAGTGCTTGCTCCTGGCTGTCATGGCATATGACCGGTTTGTTGCAGTCTGCAAGCCCCTGCACTACCTGGTGATCATGAATCCACGTCTCTGCATGGGCTTAGTGTTGGTGGTCTGGGGCTGTGGTGTGGCTAACTCCTTGGTCATGTCCCCAGTCACCCTGCAGTTACCCCGCTGTGGGCGCCACAGTGTGGACCACTTCCTGTGTGAGATGCCTGCCCTGATTCGGATGGCCTGTGTCAATACAGCTGCCATTGAAGGCACTGTCTTTGTCCTGGCAGTGGGCATTGTGCTGTCACCTCTAGTGTTTATCCTGGTGTCCTACGGCTACATTGTAAGGGCTGTGTTACAGATTCAGCCAGTGTCAGGGAGACAAAGGGCGTTTAACACCTGTGGCTCCCATCTCACAGTGGTCTCCCTTTTCTATGGAAACATCATTTACATGTACATGCAACCTGGAAACAGCTCTTCCCAGGACCAGAGCAAATTCCTCACCCTCTTCTACAACATTGTCACACCACTCCTGAACCCCCTGATTTACACCCTCCGAAACAAAGAGGTGAAGGGGGCACTGAGGAGAATGCTGCTGGATAACAGAGGGGTAGGAAAGGATTAA